CCAGGATAAAGGTTCCCACTGCCAGTGCGTAGCCGCGGGCCGCGCTTAAGGAGAAGCCGCCCGCTGCATGAAATCGTGCGATGCTGTAGGCACAGGCGCCGAGCAGGACAAAGACAAACACGAGGCTCTCCGGGTGCGTGAGCACGGCTGGGAATGTCCAGGGCAGCGTAAGGGCCAGGAGGGCGCCGAAAAGCGTGCCGACCACCAGCGACCCGTAAGGGAGAACGACCGCCGACCTCGGAGGCGAGAAGACATGGCTTCCTGATTTCAGGAAGGCGTTGGACTTGTAGACTGCGTGTGCCACGATGTGGAGGAGCGCCAGACTGTATGCTCCGACTCCGCACTGGAGGATCATGAATCCCATCTGTCCAACCGTGGAGTAGGCGAGGGCCCGCTTGATCGTGGTCTGAGTCAGCATCACAAACGCACCGAATGCCGCGGTGAGCGCTCCGATTATCGCCAGAAGAGACGAGGCCGCGACACCAGCCTCAAAGAGCGGATGCAGCCGGATGACCAGGAAACCTCCTGCGTTGACCACACCGGCGTGCATGAACGCGGACACGGGCGTCGGTGTCTCAAGTGTCTCGGGAAGCCACGTGTGAAACGGGAGCTGAGCCGATTTGCAGAGAGCACCAATCGATATCAGGACTGCAATTTTGCCAGCGGGGAGCGATCCATCCGCGACCGCTGCAAAGACAGCATTGAGCTCCGTGGTGCCTAGCGAAGCGAAGATCCAAACCACGGCAACTCCTAGGCAGAGGTCGCCGATTCTACTCACGACAAACTTGGTCCACGCGGCTTCGCGCGCACCCGGTCGCCCCGGGAAGTGAAGGAGCAATCCGTGCAGCCCCCAGCTGACGGCCATTCCTGCCATCAGGAGTTGGGCGACACTTGGCGATAGCGCCAGACCTTGCACGGCCGCCAACGTGAGTCCCATCCGCCGCACAAAGGCGGCGTGACGGGCGTCACCCTCCAGGTATCTCTCCGAGAAGCGCAGGGTCTGCGCACCCACAAAGCTCACCAGGACCAGAAGAGTCAGCGACACGGCGTCTGCACGGACGCCCACCTCGAGCAGGCGCCAATCGAGGAGAAGGAAGGCGGCCTGGGTGGGCTGCAACCAGGCGAAACTGGCAGCAGCACCAGCGAGTCCGAG
This portion of the Opitutaceae bacterium genome encodes:
- a CDS encoding proton-conducting transporter membrane subunit — encoded protein: MALSQLFSLLVPLLVALASIAVTPARLAAARVAAWLSLGLAGAAASFAWLQPTQAAFLLLDWRLLEVGVRADAVSLTLLVLVSFVGAQTLRFSERYLEGDARHAAFVRRMGLTLAAVQGLALSPSVAQLLMAGMAVSWGLHGLLLHFPGRPGAREAAWTKFVVSRIGDLCLGVAVVWIFASLGTTELNAVFAAVADGSLPAGKIAVLISIGALCKSAQLPFHTWLPETLETPTPVSAFMHAGVVNAGGFLVIRLHPLFEAGVAASSLLAIIGALTAAFGAFVMLTQTTIKRALAYSTVGQMGFMILQCGVGAYSLALLHIVAHAVYKSNAFLKSGSHVFSPPRSAVVLPYGSLVVGTLFGALLALTLPWTFPAVLTHPESLVFVFVLLGACAYSIARFHAAGGFSLSAARGYALAVGTFILAALLHSLVAQVVPASTRSLPLAVTIFVATLFVGLIAFQFSLARIHLNPSMRHLYVHASHGFYLGPWVNRQLRRFLPLPAAS